One Halalkalicoccus sp. NIPERK01 genomic region harbors:
- a CDS encoding DUF1850 domain-containing protein produces MRRRRVLSAVAGGLLLSPLVATDVTVLRLADPRSGETLGVERVEEGDRFAIHYVHSFDKTPIREVYEVRGEEIVQIREEFKYHAIGLEYTEDEQTREDGFTILHMERRFDSFTVRVAKYTDQSLVIDGEERPLSSYTAEWGSIRFSVERTNHLRYLRYRLETL; encoded by the coding sequence ATGCGGCGTCGTCGAGTGCTCTCCGCGGTAGCGGGCGGCCTCCTCCTGTCCCCGCTGGTCGCGACGGACGTGACGGTGTTGCGACTGGCGGACCCACGGAGCGGCGAGACGCTCGGCGTCGAGCGCGTCGAGGAGGGCGATCGGTTCGCCATCCACTACGTTCACTCGTTCGACAAGACCCCGATCCGCGAGGTGTACGAGGTCCGGGGCGAGGAGATAGTCCAGATCCGCGAGGAGTTCAAGTACCACGCGATCGGGCTGGAGTACACCGAGGACGAGCAGACGCGCGAGGACGGCTTTACGATCCTGCACATGGAACGGCGCTTCGACTCGTTCACCGTCCGGGTGGCGAAGTACACCGACCAGTCGCTCGTCATCGACGGGGAGGAACGACCGCTGTCGTCGTACACCGCCGAGTGGGGGTCGATCCGGTTCTCCGTCGAGCGGACGAACCACCTCCGATATCTCCGATACAGGCTAGAGACGCTATGA
- the pheT gene encoding phenylalanine--tRNA ligase subunit beta yields the protein MPVVDIDTDDLRELTGTEKDDDRLKDDLFGLGLEYEGRTEDGELQFEFAPDRLDRLSVEGVARSLRYQYGEDRGTYVPPTNDPDWTIEVDDVPEERPYVTGAVIRGVDLDEKGLDSLIQLQEKLHATMGRKRAKGAIGIHDLAMLKGRPATGEGSPSIRYTGVEPDGPRFVPLDSNAELTPAEVLEDHPTGREYADIVSDYGKYPAIYDELGLFSFPPVINGRRTEVSTDSRELFVELTGTDQWTIDRMCAIVCYALSARGATIEEVEIEYPDRTLLRPDFEVREKRVAHDRIEGMLGMEFDPETVIDCFERSGLSATRVLGEETAYDVKVPPYRVDVLHPVDLIDDVGRAYGFDALVPTYPEVSTVGARHERTRLEDAARGVLVGLGFEDTLNFHLINEAENFERLRVAPDEGVVGAGDPATIREPYSEDYTMVRTWALPSLLLVLENNTHRSYPQDLAEVGFAAWIDDSTETGVAERRTVAGVLARTDASYEDAKAVLQAIARAFGVDLETPPTEHPTFVDGRAASVAIDGRSAGVVGEIHPEVLVEHDLELPVSAFEFRLDALK from the coding sequence ATGCCCGTCGTCGATATCGACACCGACGACCTGCGCGAGCTGACCGGCACCGAGAAGGACGACGACCGGCTCAAGGACGACCTGTTCGGGCTGGGTCTGGAGTACGAGGGTCGAACGGAGGACGGCGAACTCCAGTTCGAGTTCGCGCCGGATCGGCTGGACCGGCTCTCGGTCGAGGGGGTCGCCCGCTCGCTCCGGTATCAGTACGGCGAGGACCGGGGGACGTACGTCCCGCCGACGAACGACCCCGACTGGACCATCGAAGTCGACGACGTGCCCGAGGAGCGCCCCTACGTCACCGGCGCGGTGATCCGCGGGGTCGATCTCGACGAGAAGGGGCTGGACTCGCTGATCCAACTCCAGGAGAAACTCCACGCGACGATGGGTCGAAAGCGCGCGAAGGGCGCGATCGGGATCCACGACCTCGCCATGTTGAAGGGACGGCCGGCGACGGGCGAGGGGTCGCCCTCGATCCGCTATACGGGAGTCGAACCCGACGGGCCGCGGTTCGTCCCGCTCGACTCGAACGCGGAACTCACGCCCGCCGAGGTCCTTGAGGACCACCCCACGGGCCGGGAGTACGCCGACATCGTGAGCGACTACGGGAAGTATCCGGCGATCTACGACGAACTCGGCCTCTTCTCGTTCCCGCCGGTGATCAACGGCCGGCGGACTGAGGTCTCGACCGATTCCAGGGAACTGTTCGTCGAGTTGACCGGGACCGACCAGTGGACGATCGACAGGATGTGTGCGATCGTCTGCTACGCGCTGTCGGCCCGTGGCGCGACCATCGAGGAGGTCGAGATCGAGTACCCCGACCGGACGCTTCTCAGACCGGACTTCGAGGTTCGCGAAAAGCGCGTCGCACACGACCGCATCGAGGGGATGCTCGGCATGGAGTTCGACCCCGAGACGGTGATCGACTGCTTCGAGCGATCCGGGCTCTCGGCGACACGGGTGTTAGGAGAGGAGACCGCCTACGACGTGAAGGTCCCGCCGTATCGCGTCGACGTCCTTCACCCCGTCGACCTGATCGACGACGTGGGTCGGGCCTACGGCTTCGACGCGCTCGTCCCCACCTACCCCGAGGTGAGCACCGTCGGCGCTCGTCACGAGCGCACCCGACTGGAGGACGCCGCCCGGGGCGTCCTCGTGGGACTCGGCTTCGAGGACACCCTGAACTTCCACCTGATCAACGAGGCCGAGAACTTCGAACGCCTCCGGGTGGCGCCGGACGAGGGGGTCGTCGGCGCGGGCGACCCCGCGACGATCCGCGAACCCTACAGCGAGGACTACACGATGGTCCGCACGTGGGCGCTGCCCTCGTTGCTGCTGGTTCTGGAGAACAACACCCACCGCTCGTACCCCCAGGACCTCGCCGAGGTCGGCTTCGCCGCCTGGATCGACGACTCGACGGAGACTGGCGTCGCCGAGCGCCGCACCGTCGCGGGGGTCCTCGCACGGACCGACGCCTCCTACGAGGACGCCAAGGCGGTCCTGCAGGCGATCGCCCGCGCGTTCGGCGTCGACCTCGAAACGCCCCCGACCGAGCACCCGACGTTCGTCGACGGCCGGGCGGCCTCGGTCGCCATCGACGGTCGATCGGCGGGCGTCGTCGGCGAGATCCACCCCGAAGTGCTGGTCGAACACGACCTCGAACTCCCCGTCTCCGCCTTCGAGTTCCGACTCGACGCGCTGAAATAG
- a CDS encoding glutathione S-transferase family protein, translating into MNQLVDGEWRTDAYESTNEEGAFERQETTFRDRIGEGFPAESGRYHLYVSYACPWAHRTLLARSLKGLEGAIGVSVVDPFRDEDGWGFIPEKEGCTPDRVHGSDYLRELYVRADPDVTARVTVPVLWDTKEETIVNNESREILRMLDTEFEEHATREVDLYPEGYREGVEEIIDAIYEPINNGVYRAGFAGSQAAYDEAIDDLFSALDRWDSVLADRRYLAGDRLTEADLCMFTTLIRFDQVYHTHFMCNVKQIQEYEHLWPYLRDLYGTPGVAETVNMGHITEHYYTTHPDVNPSRIVARGPDLDFDAPHDRDRLAGGPPEALTPR; encoded by the coding sequence GTGAACCAACTGGTCGACGGCGAGTGGCGAACCGACGCCTACGAGTCGACGAACGAGGAGGGGGCGTTCGAGCGCCAGGAGACCACGTTTCGCGACCGGATCGGCGAGGGGTTCCCCGCCGAGTCCGGCCGATACCACCTCTACGTCTCGTACGCCTGCCCGTGGGCACACCGGACCCTGCTGGCGCGGTCGCTGAAGGGACTGGAGGGCGCCATCGGGGTGTCGGTGGTCGACCCCTTTAGGGACGAGGACGGCTGGGGGTTCATCCCCGAAAAGGAGGGCTGTACCCCCGACCGCGTCCACGGATCGGACTACCTCCGCGAACTGTACGTCCGGGCGGACCCGGACGTCACCGCCCGGGTGACCGTTCCCGTCCTCTGGGACACGAAGGAAGAAACCATCGTCAACAACGAATCGAGGGAGATCCTGCGAATGTTGGACACCGAGTTCGAGGAACACGCGACCCGCGAGGTGGACCTCTACCCGGAGGGGTATCGCGAGGGGGTAGAGGAGATCATCGACGCGATCTACGAGCCGATCAACAACGGGGTTTACCGGGCGGGCTTCGCGGGCTCGCAGGCGGCCTACGACGAGGCCATCGACGACCTCTTCAGTGCGCTGGACCGCTGGGATTCGGTCCTCGCCGACCGGCGCTACCTCGCGGGCGACCGCCTCACCGAGGCCGACCTCTGCATGTTCACCACGCTGATCCGGTTCGACCAGGTCTACCACACCCACTTCATGTGCAACGTCAAACAGATACAGGAGTACGAGCACCTCTGGCCGTACCTCCGGGACCTGTACGGGACGCCGGGCGTCGCCGAGACGGTGAACATGGGCCACATCACGGAACACTACTACACGACCCACCCGGACGTGAACCCCTCGCGGATCGTCGCGCGCGGGCCCGACCTCGATTTCGATGCCCCCCACGACCGGGACCGGTTGGCGGGAGGACCGCCCGAGGCACTGACCCCACGGTAG
- a CDS encoding inorganic phosphate transporter, producing MSDVLLFVGVVVAAFVGYNVGGATTGPAFGPAVGSNAISKVGAAALMTVFFFAGGWTLGREVVDTLGGDIVPSSLFSLEVSITVLFFIGGALFVGNVFGVPASTSMSAVGSIAGLGIATGRIDWATMGVIVSWWLVAPVIAFWVSGVIGRYFYSHLNRLVSIPRNDEPTFVLDRTGRLPRLTTGEDVARRETVGTAVLIGIGCYMAFSSGASNVANAVAPLVGSGELAMNPAIALAAAATGVGAFTIARRTLETLGNDITDLPLTAAIVVAVVSATIISLLSAAGIPASFVVVATMSIIGLGWGRATRTTTLSDSVHGRERTNVSVGALAADREGEPLPKIGDERPEEIPKTTDLFDPETTARVILLQNVVPALATLGAYLAFRFVPVFGF from the coding sequence ATGAGCGACGTCCTGCTGTTCGTCGGCGTCGTGGTCGCGGCGTTCGTCGGCTACAACGTCGGCGGGGCGACGACCGGCCCCGCGTTCGGCCCCGCGGTCGGCTCGAACGCGATCTCGAAGGTCGGCGCGGCGGCGCTGATGACGGTGTTCTTCTTCGCCGGCGGGTGGACGCTCGGACGGGAGGTCGTCGACACGCTCGGGGGCGACATCGTCCCGAGTTCGCTGTTCAGCCTCGAGGTCTCCATCACCGTCCTCTTTTTCATCGGCGGGGCGCTGTTCGTCGGGAACGTCTTCGGCGTCCCCGCCTCGACCTCGATGAGCGCCGTGGGATCGATCGCCGGCCTCGGCATCGCCACCGGCCGGATCGACTGGGCGACGATGGGGGTGATCGTCTCGTGGTGGCTCGTCGCGCCCGTGATCGCCTTCTGGGTCAGCGGCGTCATCGGCCGGTACTTCTACTCGCATCTCAACCGGTTGGTCTCGATCCCCCGGAACGACGAACCGACGTTCGTCCTCGACCGCACGGGGCGGCTTCCGCGGCTCACCACCGGGGAGGACGTGGCCCGCCGGGAGACCGTCGGAACGGCCGTCCTGATCGGGATCGGCTGTTACATGGCGTTCAGTTCGGGCGCCAGCAATGTCGCCAACGCCGTCGCCCCCCTCGTGGGAAGCGGCGAACTGGCGATGAACCCCGCGATCGCGCTCGCGGCCGCGGCGACCGGGGTGGGGGCGTTCACGATCGCCAGACGGACCCTCGAAACGCTCGGCAACGACATCACCGACCTCCCGCTGACCGCCGCGATCGTGGTCGCGGTCGTCAGCGCGACCATCATCTCCCTGCTCTCTGCGGCCGGCATCCCCGCGAGCTTCGTCGTCGTCGCGACGATGAGCATCATCGGCCTCGGATGGGGGCGGGCGACCCGGACGACGACGCTCTCCGATAGCGTTCACGGCCGCGAGCGGACCAACGTCTCGGTCGGCGCGCTGGCCGCCGACCGCGAGGGCGAGCCCCTCCCGAAGATCGGGGACGAACGCCCCGAGGAGATCCCGAAAACCACGGATCTGTTCGACCCCGAGACGACCGCCCGCGTGATCCTCCTGCAGAACGTCGTCCCGGCGCTCGCGACCCTCGGGGCGTACCTCGCCTTTCGATTCGTGCCCGTGTTCGGGTTCTAG
- a CDS encoding FAD-dependent oxidoreductase, with product MDTEIETTVAVVGAGPGGCLLAYLLARSGIETTLIERHATLDREFRGYLFQPLALDVFEQLGLLDEVLALDHERVSRPEVVIYGRPYRTIDFEALGGGHDYALLMEQPPLLELLVERAAEFPNFEYHDRLPARDLLYEGGRVAGVLATNRRTGDAVRIRSRVVVGADGRYSTVRASAGIDPGRLASKLDLLWFKLPADAVGETAQGRYDDGGLLLYFGLGGEAAQAGWFIPRGSYADLRGRGIEAFRERISTVDPGLDGVLPDALGSFDDCTLLRIEPGMGERWVDGGLLLLGDAAHIASPVGGQGNALAIADAVVAHETVARALSLDPGDGPLPACALGRYESRRRPAVERVVETQRRLERALTALVLHGERVPRPIRRPALRTFFSVAPRSPLAERTAELLAFGPDPVRVDDSWFEREAPTQF from the coding sequence ATGGACACCGAGATCGAGACGACGGTGGCAGTCGTCGGTGCCGGGCCGGGGGGCTGCCTTCTCGCCTACTTGCTCGCGCGAAGCGGCATCGAGACGACGCTCATCGAGCGCCACGCCACGCTGGACCGGGAGTTCAGGGGCTACCTGTTCCAGCCGCTCGCGCTCGACGTCTTCGAGCAACTCGGTCTTCTGGACGAGGTGCTCGCGCTCGATCACGAGCGGGTTTCGCGCCCGGAGGTGGTGATCTACGGGCGGCCCTACCGAACCATCGATTTCGAGGCGCTCGGTGGCGGGCACGACTACGCGCTGTTGATGGAACAGCCCCCGCTTTTGGAACTGCTCGTCGAGCGCGCCGCCGAGTTCCCGAACTTCGAGTACCACGACAGGCTGCCCGCGCGGGACCTCCTCTACGAGGGCGGGCGGGTCGCGGGCGTGCTCGCGACGAACCGCCGGACCGGCGACGCAGTACGGATCCGCTCGCGGGTCGTCGTCGGCGCCGACGGGCGCTACTCGACGGTCAGGGCCAGCGCGGGGATCGACCCCGGCAGGCTGGCGTCGAAACTCGACCTGCTGTGGTTCAAACTGCCCGCCGACGCCGTCGGCGAGACCGCTCAGGGCCGGTACGACGACGGCGGGCTACTGCTTTACTTCGGCCTCGGCGGCGAGGCGGCCCAGGCCGGCTGGTTCATCCCGCGGGGGAGCTACGCCGACCTGCGCGGGCGGGGAATCGAGGCGTTCCGCGAGCGGATCTCGACCGTCGATCCCGGCCTCGACGGGGTGCTCCCCGACGCCCTCGGGAGCTTCGATGACTGCACCCTGCTGCGGATCGAACCCGGGATGGGCGAGCGGTGGGTCGACGGCGGCCTCCTCCTGCTCGGGGACGCGGCCCACATCGCCTCGCCGGTCGGCGGGCAGGGGAACGCCCTGGCCATCGCGGACGCCGTCGTCGCCCACGAGACGGTCGCCCGCGCGCTCTCGCTCGATCCCGGCGACGGTCCGCTTCCCGCCTGCGCCCTCGGGCGCTACGAGTCGCGCCGTCGCCCCGCCGTCGAGCGGGTGGTCGAGACCCAGCGCCGCCTCGAACGGGCGCTGACGGCGCTGGTCCTCCACGGGGAGCGAGTCCCCCGCCCGATCCGCCGGCCCGCCCTGCGAACGTTCTTTTCCGTCGCGCCACGTAGCCCGCTCGCGGAGCGGACGGCAGAACTGCTCGCGTTCGGGCCCGATCCCGTCCGGGTCGACGACTCGTGGTTCGAGCGGGAGGCCCCGACGCAGTTCTGA
- a CDS encoding HD domain-containing protein, whose protein sequence is MAESTGNRRYDPDAEHAFPDERVNEVLAFVERDEEIQAYLEAQNVNPVTRMRYNDHGEKHIEIVLNRALCLYDLLKRGGVEFNGARDQGLEEADEAVILALAAKLHDIGHVVHRSDHTYYSIPLAADVLDRILPEFYGIDGQVRVKGEVLHAILCHHTEEVPLTREAGVIRICDGLDMERGRSRNPYERGGRGINTVSSQAIQRVSLHEGEDIPVHVEIEMTDAAGVYQVDSLLKAKLDDSGLEDFVRIVALNTRSENELVERIEL, encoded by the coding sequence ATGGCAGAGTCGACCGGTAACAGGCGATACGACCCCGACGCCGAACACGCCTTCCCCGACGAACGCGTCAACGAGGTACTCGCCTTCGTCGAACGCGACGAGGAGATCCAGGCGTACCTCGAAGCCCAGAACGTCAACCCGGTCACGCGGATGCGCTACAACGATCACGGCGAGAAACACATCGAGATCGTCCTGAACAGGGCGCTCTGTCTCTACGACCTCCTGAAGCGCGGCGGCGTCGAGTTCAACGGGGCACGCGATCAGGGGCTCGAGGAGGCCGACGAGGCGGTGATCCTCGCGCTCGCCGCGAAGCTCCACGACATCGGCCACGTCGTCCACCGCTCGGACCACACCTACTACTCGATCCCGCTCGCGGCGGACGTCCTCGACCGGATCCTCCCGGAGTTCTACGGGATCGACGGACAAGTACGAGTGAAGGGCGAGGTGCTCCACGCGATCCTCTGTCACCACACCGAGGAGGTCCCGCTGACCCGCGAGGCTGGCGTCATCCGGATCTGTGACGGCCTCGACATGGAACGCGGGCGTTCGCGGAACCCCTACGAGCGCGGCGGTCGGGGGATCAACACGGTGTCGAGCCAGGCGATCCAGCGCGTCTCGCTCCACGAGGGCGAGGACATCCCGGTCCACGTCGAGATCGAGATGACCGACGCCGCGGGCGTCTACCAGGTCGACAGCCTGCTGAAGGCGAAACTCGACGACTCGGGGCTGGAGGACTTCGTCCGGATCGTCGCGCTCAACACCCGAAGCGAGAACGAACTCGTCGAGCGGATCGAACTCTGA
- a CDS encoding phenylalanine--tRNA ligase subunit alpha, with translation MRLPSTQAALLEAASATEERTIERLAEELGEKPETVTGAAFALEEEGLLDVSEEEIEGVSLTEEGAEYAEKGLPERRLYEAALELGADEEPVPMGEAIGKSGLEGGEVDIALSNYARKGYGEIDSGELSAAAGHDEDEEADALALIDAEEPVADAVLDSLERRDLIGRRESTVRSVTLTDEGVTALMEGVEVSETVGQITPEMLTSGEWKDVEFAAYNVEADAAEVTGGKKHVLRQTADRVKDVLVGMGFEEMDGPHVDSEFWINDALFMPQDHPARTHWDQFALETPDRMDDLPEDLVERVRSAHLEGVGEDGEGYHSPWTEEVARGMDLRGHTTSLSMRYLSGEAVGKLEPPQRYFSVEKVYRNDTLDPTHLLEFFQIEGWVMAEDLSVRDLKGTFTEFYERFGITDLQFKPHYNPYTEPSFELFGHHPETGELIEIGNSGMFRPEVLEPLGVECDVMAWGLALERLAMLITGAEDIRDLHGTLADIEFLRNAEVIY, from the coding sequence ATGCGACTGCCATCGACACAGGCTGCACTCCTCGAGGCGGCGAGCGCCACCGAGGAGCGCACGATCGAACGGCTCGCCGAGGAACTCGGCGAAAAACCCGAAACCGTCACCGGCGCGGCCTTCGCCCTCGAAGAGGAGGGACTACTGGACGTTTCGGAGGAAGAGATCGAGGGCGTCTCGCTCACCGAGGAGGGTGCGGAGTACGCCGAGAAGGGACTCCCTGAACGGCGTCTCTACGAGGCCGCCCTCGAACTCGGGGCGGACGAGGAACCCGTTCCGATGGGCGAAGCCATCGGCAAGTCGGGATTGGAGGGAGGAGAGGTCGACATCGCGCTGTCGAACTACGCCCGGAAGGGGTACGGGGAGATCGACTCGGGCGAACTCTCGGCGGCCGCGGGCCACGACGAGGACGAGGAGGCCGACGCGCTGGCGCTGATCGACGCCGAGGAGCCCGTGGCCGACGCGGTTCTCGACTCGCTCGAACGACGGGACCTGATCGGTCGGCGCGAGTCGACGGTCCGCTCCGTGACGCTGACCGACGAGGGCGTCACCGCGCTGATGGAGGGCGTCGAGGTGAGCGAGACCGTCGGCCAGATCACCCCCGAAATGCTCACCAGCGGCGAGTGGAAAGACGTGGAATTCGCCGCCTACAACGTCGAGGCCGACGCCGCCGAGGTGACCGGGGGAAAGAAACACGTCCTCAGGCAGACCGCAGACCGCGTAAAGGACGTTTTGGTTGGTATGGGCTTCGAGGAGATGGACGGCCCACACGTCGATTCGGAGTTCTGGATCAACGACGCGCTGTTCATGCCCCAGGACCACCCCGCCAGAACCCACTGGGACCAGTTCGCGCTCGAAACCCCCGATCGAATGGACGACCTGCCCGAGGACCTCGTCGAGCGCGTGCGGTCGGCGCATCTGGAGGGCGTCGGCGAGGACGGCGAGGGCTACCACTCGCCGTGGACCGAGGAAGTCGCCCGCGGGATGGACCTCCGCGGGCACACCACCTCGCTGTCGATGCGGTATCTCTCGGGCGAGGCCGTCGGAAAACTCGAACCGCCCCAGCGGTACTTCAGCGTGGAGAAGGTCTACAGGAACGACACCCTCGACCCGACCCACCTCCTCGAATTCTTCCAGATCGAGGGCTGGGTGATGGCCGAGGACCTCTCTGTGCGCGACCTCAAGGGCACCTTCACCGAGTTCTACGAGCGGTTCGGCATCACCGACCTGCAGTTCAAACCCCACTACAACCCCTACACCGAACCGAGCTTCGAGCTGTTCGGCCACCACCCCGAGACGGGCGAACTGATCGAGATCGGTAACTCGGGGATGTTCCGTCCCGAGGTGCTCGAACCCCTCGGCGTCGAGTGTGACGTGATGGCGTGGGGGCTCGCACTCGAACGCCTCGCGATGCTGATCACCGGCGCGGAGGACATCCGCGACCTCCACGGCACGCTCGCGGACATCGAATTCCTCCGGAACGCGGAGGTGATCTACTGA
- a CDS encoding TRAP transporter permease yields MSTTTEAKATDGLTDADEKPGRTLRGNTRVLALAVAVLAGLYHIAIAGFGTPGAFINRSIHLTAVVILALLYFPARDADADRVPWYDWLLLAVGVPSTLYIAYAVRYGGLAQRSGSPLPQDLLFGAIAILVVLEITRRATGRALPIIGLAFLAYAYYGRLMPGPLIHRGYDIDRIIAHTYLTTEGIFGIPLGVSATFVVVFIILGAFLEVTGVGDWFIDLAYGATGRSTGGPAKTSVLASGFMASLNGSAVANAATTGAFTIPLMKRSGFEDRYAAAVESAASSGGQIMPPVMGAGAFIMSAWTGISYVTIIAAAAIPALLYFLGVGAAVHFRAKQQGLEGVDPNELPNPWALLRTGAHFTIPLIALVWMLVAGYSAMLAAFVAILLTVVVAVPLSAAREFVGAVPQGDFDTITRLARAAGVTTVNALDRGMRMTIVVAAACATAGLVVGVVTLTGLGLKFSSLITTASGGILIVALVLTMITSIVLGMGLPTTAAYVVLAALGAPALTALGVELLAAHLFIFYFGIISAITPPIMLAVFTTSSIAESDPWKTGFTAVNLAAAGFLVPYLFVLGPELLLIGETTAIVTGVVTAIIGVVALSAGTQGYFYAPTHLIERVALVAGAVALIYPGTTADLVGLAVIAVVFLRQYVTVRRGATPATPAN; encoded by the coding sequence ATGAGCACGACCACCGAAGCGAAGGCGACCGACGGACTGACCGACGCGGACGAGAAACCGGGTCGAACCCTCCGCGGGAACACGCGGGTCCTCGCGCTTGCGGTGGCGGTGCTGGCGGGGCTGTACCACATCGCCATCGCGGGATTCGGCACGCCCGGGGCGTTCATCAACCGCTCGATCCACCTGACGGCGGTGGTGATCCTCGCCCTGCTGTACTTCCCGGCGCGGGACGCCGACGCCGACCGCGTCCCGTGGTACGACTGGCTGCTCCTAGCCGTCGGCGTCCCGAGCACGCTCTACATCGCCTACGCCGTCCGGTACGGCGGGCTCGCACAACGTTCGGGATCGCCCCTGCCACAGGACCTGCTCTTCGGCGCGATCGCCATCCTCGTCGTTCTGGAGATCACCCGGCGGGCGACCGGGCGCGCGCTCCCGATCATCGGCCTCGCCTTTCTCGCGTACGCCTACTACGGGCGGCTGATGCCCGGCCCGCTCATCCATCGGGGCTACGACATCGACCGCATCATCGCCCACACGTATCTCACCACGGAGGGGATCTTCGGCATACCACTCGGGGTGAGCGCGACGTTCGTCGTCGTGTTCATCATCCTCGGGGCCTTTCTGGAGGTGACCGGCGTCGGCGACTGGTTCATCGATCTGGCCTACGGGGCGACCGGCCGGTCGACGGGCGGCCCCGCGAAGACCTCGGTGCTCGCGAGCGGGTTCATGGCAAGCCTCAACGGGAGCGCGGTCGCCAACGCGGCGACGACCGGCGCGTTCACGATCCCGCTGATGAAACGCAGCGGTTTCGAGGACCGCTACGCCGCCGCCGTCGAGTCGGCGGCCTCCTCCGGCGGGCAGATCATGCCCCCGGTGATGGGTGCCGGCGCCTTCATCATGTCCGCGTGGACGGGCATCAGCTACGTCACCATCATCGCGGCGGCGGCCATCCCCGCGCTCTTGTACTTCCTCGGCGTCGGCGCCGCGGTTCACTTCCGTGCGAAACAGCAGGGACTCGAGGGCGTCGATCCGAACGAACTGCCGAATCCCTGGGCACTGCTGCGAACCGGCGCACACTTCACGATCCCGCTGATCGCGCTCGTCTGGATGCTGGTGGCGGGCTACTCGGCGATGCTCGCGGCGTTCGTCGCCATCCTGCTGACCGTCGTCGTCGCGGTGCCGCTCTCGGCGGCCCGCGAGTTCGTGGGCGCCGTACCGCAGGGCGACTTCGACACCATCACCCGACTTGCCCGCGCCGCGGGCGTCACGACCGTCAACGCGCTCGACCGGGGGATGCGCATGACCATCGTCGTCGCGGCGGCGTGTGCGACCGCCGGCCTCGTCGTCGGGGTCGTCACGCTCACGGGTCTGGGACTGAAGTTCAGTTCGCTGATCACCACCGCCTCCGGCGGGATCCTCATCGTCGCGCTGGTGTTGACAATGATCACGTCGATCGTCCTCGGGATGGGGCTGCCGACGACCGCCGCGTACGTCGTACTCGCGGCGCTGGGCGCGCCCGCGCTCACCGCGCTGGGCGTCGAACTGCTCGCCGCCCACCTGTTCATCTTCTACTTCGGGATCATCAGCGCCATCACCCCGCCGATCATGCTCGCGGTGTTCACCACGAGCAGCATCGCCGAGTCCGACCCCTGGAAGACCGGGTTCACCGCGGTCAACCTCGCCGCGGCGGGCTTTCTCGTCCCCTACCTGTTCGTTCTCGGGCCCGAACTCCTGCTCATCGGCGAGACGACCGCCATCGTCACGGGCGTCGTCACCGCGATCATCGGCGTCGTCGCCCTCTCGGCGGGTACGCAGGGCTACTTCTACGCGCCCACCCACCTGATCGAGCGGGTGGCGCTGGTCGCCGGCGCGGTGGCGCTCATCTACCCCGGGACCACGGCCGATCTGGTCGGACTCGCCGTCATCGCCGTCGTGTTCCTCCGACAGTACGTCACGGTGCGCCGGGGCGCGACGCCCGCCACGCCCGCGAACTGA